Proteins encoded together in one Olsenella timonensis window:
- the hisD gene encoding histidinol dehydrogenase, whose amino-acid sequence MRTVELGGARRLAQADLNRSGVLPAEVMEAAEKIVDDVRERGDAAVRDYCLRFDGACPRDFRVPDDLVAGALELVPPEFLSALSRARDQIRDFHEREREQSWFTTRADGTLLGVRVAPVASAAVYVPGGRAQYPSTVLMDTIPAKVAGVGRVVMVTPPQSDGTLSAYTLAAAALAGVDEVYAVGGAQAVAAVAYGTETIPAVEKIVGPGNAYVAAAKRYVSGDVGIDMVAGPSEVCVLADASARPDVVAADLMAQAEHDPMASCYLVTCDAGLAALVGEAVETLVSQSPREQITRASLDERGVVVLCDDLDAAVDAVNVIAPEHLELHCDNALALLGRVRNAGAIFVGPWSSEPLGDYVAGPNHTLPTGGTARWANPLGVYDFQKRSSVICYTPEGLLADAAATQTLAQAEGLWAHALSVGIRRRLAEGSDPDVSAAGSLAWPEALPEPAGVPLPGFERRA is encoded by the coding sequence ATGAGGACGGTGGAGCTCGGGGGCGCCCGGCGCCTCGCGCAGGCGGACCTCAACCGCTCGGGGGTGCTTCCCGCCGAGGTCATGGAGGCGGCCGAGAAGATCGTGGACGACGTGCGCGAGCGCGGGGACGCCGCCGTGCGCGACTACTGCCTGCGCTTCGACGGCGCCTGCCCGCGGGATTTCCGCGTGCCCGACGACCTGGTCGCGGGCGCGCTCGAGCTCGTCCCGCCCGAGTTCCTCTCCGCGCTCTCCCGCGCCCGCGACCAGATCCGCGACTTCCACGAGCGCGAGCGCGAGCAGTCCTGGTTCACCACGCGCGCGGACGGCACGCTGCTCGGCGTGAGGGTTGCGCCCGTGGCGTCAGCCGCCGTGTACGTCCCGGGCGGTCGGGCGCAGTACCCCTCCACGGTGCTGATGGACACGATCCCCGCCAAGGTCGCCGGGGTCGGGCGCGTGGTCATGGTCACGCCTCCCCAGTCCGACGGCACGCTCAGCGCCTACACGCTCGCCGCCGCGGCGCTCGCGGGCGTGGACGAGGTCTACGCCGTGGGCGGCGCCCAGGCCGTCGCCGCGGTCGCCTACGGCACCGAGACCATCCCGGCGGTCGAGAAGATCGTGGGGCCCGGCAACGCCTACGTCGCCGCGGCGAAGCGCTACGTCTCCGGCGACGTGGGCATCGACATGGTCGCCGGCCCCTCCGAGGTCTGCGTGCTCGCGGACGCCTCCGCGAGGCCGGACGTCGTGGCGGCCGACCTCATGGCGCAGGCAGAGCACGACCCGATGGCGAGCTGCTACCTCGTGACCTGCGACGCGGGGCTCGCCGCGCTCGTGGGGGAGGCCGTCGAGACCCTCGTCTCCCAGAGCCCGCGCGAGCAGATTACCCGCGCGAGCCTCGACGAGCGCGGCGTCGTCGTGCTCTGCGACGACCTCGACGCCGCCGTCGACGCCGTCAACGTGATCGCGCCCGAGCACCTCGAGCTCCACTGCGACAACGCGCTCGCCCTTCTCGGCCGCGTCCGCAACGCAGGCGCGATCTTCGTCGGCCCCTGGAGCTCCGAGCCCCTCGGCGACTACGTCGCCGGCCCCAACCACACGCTCCCCACCGGCGGCACCGCGCGCTGGGCCAACCCGCTCGGCGTCTACGACTTCCAGAAGCGCTCGAGCGTGATCTGCTACACGCCCGAGGGCCTCCTCGCCGACGCCGCCGCCACCCAGACGCTCGCCCAGGCAGAGGGCCTGTGGGCGCACGCGCTGTCGGTGGGGATCCGCCGCAGGCTCGCCGAGGGCTCCGACCCAGACGTCTCTGCTGCCGGCTCCCTCGCGTGGCCCGAGGCGCTTCCCGAGCCCGCCGGCGTCCCGCTGCCCGGCTTCGAGCGGAGGGCGTAG
- a CDS encoding Mrp/NBP35 family ATP-binding protein, which yields MDSNEQERLRQEVDEVLHGQRQPQEPTGFAQNDYSNIHHVIGVMSGKGGVGKSLVCGILAVELARRGARVGILDADITGPSIPRMMGLAGARARGVDDLIVPVLTHGGIEVMSANLVLENETDPVLWRGPVIAGAIKQFWEDCAWGELDYLLVDMPPGTSDVALTVFQSLPVDGVVIVSSPQDLVQMVVGKAVNMANMMSVPVLGLVENMAYVECPHCGERIYPYGPSRLDETAKAFDVEALGQLPMDAALATACDEGTFEGKLPEGLLPDAVETVVRTAELTDALRGQGE from the coding sequence ATGGACAGCAACGAGCAGGAGAGGCTCCGCCAGGAGGTCGACGAGGTGCTGCACGGCCAGAGGCAGCCCCAGGAGCCCACGGGCTTTGCGCAGAACGACTACTCCAACATCCACCACGTCATCGGCGTGATGTCGGGCAAGGGCGGCGTGGGCAAGTCGCTCGTGTGCGGCATTCTTGCCGTTGAGCTGGCACGTCGCGGCGCGCGCGTGGGCATCCTCGACGCCGACATCACCGGCCCCTCGATCCCCCGCATGATGGGCCTCGCCGGGGCGCGCGCCCGCGGCGTGGACGACCTCATCGTCCCCGTGCTCACGCACGGCGGCATCGAGGTCATGAGCGCCAACCTCGTGCTCGAGAACGAGACCGACCCCGTCCTGTGGCGCGGTCCGGTCATCGCCGGCGCGATCAAGCAGTTCTGGGAGGACTGCGCCTGGGGCGAGCTGGACTACCTGCTCGTTGACATGCCTCCGGGAACGAGCGACGTCGCGCTCACCGTGTTCCAGTCGCTGCCGGTCGACGGCGTGGTGATCGTGAGCTCGCCGCAGGACCTCGTCCAGATGGTCGTCGGCAAGGCCGTGAACATGGCCAACATGATGAGTGTGCCGGTGCTCGGCCTCGTGGAGAACATGGCCTACGTCGAGTGCCCGCACTGTGGCGAGAGAATCTACCCGTACGGGCCGAGCCGCCTGGATGAGACCGCCAAGGCCTTCGACGTGGAGGCGCTCGGCCAGCTGCCGATGGACGCCGCCCTGGCCACCGCATGCGACGAGGGCACCTTCGAGGGCAAGCTCCCCGAGGGCCTGCTGCCGGACGCCGTCGAGACCGTCGTGCGCACGGCGGAGCTCACGGACGCGCTGCGCGGTCAGGGCGAGTAG
- the hisC gene encoding histidinol-phosphate transaminase, which produces MAEKNLDVAARLRPALRGFEPYDPRFSPVRVNLSANENTHEMPAELRDATCAALLATPLNRYPDPMANALRDAIAERHGTDRSRVIVGNGGDELLFNLLFAFGGPGRAVVTCPPDFAEYANFAAMCETPLVSVPRDPEDFSLDADALLSAARDAALVILTSPNNPTGGLVDRALVGRLLVETEALVLVDEAYVEFAGEDASVVDLVAGNPRLVVLRTLSKAFALAGLRVGYLVADPAIVGALGAVRQIYSVDVLAQAAALAVVRRRDLVAPVVADIVAERARLAAGLAGLPGVRVWPSDANFVLARVPNARRMWERLRDEHSILVRDFSSVPGLDDCLRLTVGTREENDALLDALAVLTREEA; this is translated from the coding sequence ATGGCCGAGAAGAACCTCGACGTCGCGGCCCGCCTGCGACCGGCGCTGCGCGGCTTCGAGCCGTACGACCCGCGCTTCTCGCCCGTTCGTGTGAACCTCTCGGCGAACGAGAACACGCACGAGATGCCGGCGGAGCTGCGCGACGCGACCTGCGCCGCGCTTCTCGCCACGCCGCTCAACCGCTACCCCGACCCGATGGCAAACGCCCTGCGCGACGCCATCGCCGAGCGCCACGGCACGGACCGCTCCCGCGTCATCGTGGGAAACGGCGGCGACGAGCTGCTGTTCAACCTGCTCTTCGCCTTTGGCGGGCCCGGTCGCGCCGTGGTCACGTGCCCTCCGGACTTCGCCGAGTACGCAAACTTCGCCGCGATGTGCGAGACGCCGCTCGTGTCCGTCCCGCGCGACCCGGAGGACTTCTCTCTCGACGCCGACGCGCTGCTCTCTGCCGCCCGGGACGCGGCCCTCGTCATCCTCACGTCGCCCAACAACCCCACGGGGGGCCTCGTCGACCGCGCGCTCGTGGGGCGCCTGCTCGTCGAGACCGAGGCGCTCGTGCTCGTGGACGAGGCGTATGTCGAGTTCGCCGGCGAGGACGCGAGCGTCGTCGACCTCGTCGCAGGCAACCCCCGCCTCGTCGTGCTGCGGACGCTCTCCAAGGCGTTCGCCCTCGCGGGCCTGCGCGTGGGCTATCTCGTGGCGGACCCTGCGATCGTGGGCGCCCTGGGGGCCGTGCGCCAGATATACTCGGTAGACGTGCTCGCGCAGGCGGCCGCGCTCGCCGTCGTGCGCCGACGCGACCTCGTCGCCCCCGTCGTCGCCGACATCGTGGCCGAGCGGGCTCGCCTGGCCGCGGGGCTCGCCGGGCTCCCCGGCGTGCGCGTCTGGCCGTCCGACGCCAACTTCGTGCTGGCGCGCGTGCCGAACGCCCGACGCATGTGGGAGCGCCTGCGCGACGAGCACTCGATCCTGGTGCGCGACTTCAGCTCCGTGCCCGGGCTCGACGACTGTCTGAGGCTCACCGTGGGCACGCGCGAGGAGAACGACGCACTTCTCGACGCGCTCGCGGTGCTCACGAGGGAGGAAGCATGA
- a CDS encoding NAD(P)/FAD-dependent oxidoreductase translates to MARKPRRTSRLREREEALAAAEAVRVPERCDVCVIGGGASGLAAAIAAGESGAAVVVLERSPECGRTILATGNGRCNFSNARLAWERYNDPDFVEAVCGSGFGDDVLRLFEGCGLAWVEEEGGRLYPLSRQAASVREVLLARTRRVDATMATAREVTRIERGGDGWRVSYEGVSSGCVVAHSVVLSVGGGEGLACSPGLASRPFEPVLCSLACEALADVSLPAIDGRRAHVVARLLRDGAEVAREAGEVLFRDYGLSGIAVFDLSRHARPGDVIALDLTCGLGEARAARLVEAAGGCSGLLDPVIAAELKGSLDAARDLRFVVSGPAEPQRAQVTRGGLLTAQFDPATLEARGLPGLFACGEALDVDGACGGFNLAWAWKSGLVAGAAAAQ, encoded by the coding sequence TTGGCGCGCAAGCCAAGAAGGACCTCGAGGCTGCGGGAGCGCGAGGAGGCGCTCGCCGCAGCCGAGGCCGTGCGCGTCCCCGAGCGCTGCGACGTCTGCGTGATCGGCGGCGGCGCCTCCGGCCTCGCGGCCGCGATCGCCGCCGGCGAGTCGGGGGCGGCCGTGGTGGTGCTCGAGCGCTCGCCCGAGTGCGGGCGGACGATTCTCGCCACCGGAAACGGGCGCTGCAACTTCTCGAACGCGCGGCTCGCGTGGGAGCGCTACAACGACCCGGACTTCGTCGAGGCGGTCTGCGGGTCGGGCTTTGGCGATGACGTGCTCCGCCTCTTCGAGGGGTGCGGCCTCGCCTGGGTCGAGGAGGAGGGCGGGAGGCTCTACCCCCTCTCCCGGCAGGCGGCTTCGGTGCGCGAGGTCCTTCTCGCTCGCACGCGGCGGGTGGACGCCACGATGGCGACGGCCCGCGAGGTCACGCGCATCGAGCGCGGGGGCGACGGATGGCGCGTCTCGTACGAGGGCGTGAGCTCGGGTTGCGTCGTCGCACACTCCGTGGTGCTCTCGGTGGGCGGCGGCGAGGGGCTCGCCTGCTCGCCGGGGCTCGCGTCCCGGCCGTTCGAGCCGGTGCTCTGCTCGCTCGCCTGCGAGGCATTGGCGGACGTCTCCCTGCCCGCGATCGACGGGCGACGCGCCCACGTGGTGGCACGACTCCTGCGTGACGGCGCAGAGGTCGCCCGCGAGGCGGGAGAGGTGCTCTTCCGCGACTACGGGCTCTCGGGCATCGCGGTCTTCGACCTCTCCCGGCACGCTCGCCCCGGCGACGTTATCGCGCTCGACCTGACGTGCGGGCTCGGCGAGGCTCGCGCGGCGCGGCTCGTCGAGGCGGCGGGCGGGTGCTCGGGACTGCTCGACCCCGTGATCGCCGCCGAGCTCAAGGGCTCGCTCGATGCTGCGCGTGACCTGCGCTTTGTCGTCTCCGGCCCCGCCGAGCCGCAACGCGCCCAGGTCACGCGCGGCGGCCTGCTCACGGCGCAGTTCGACCCCGCCACGCTGGAGGCGCGGGGGCTGCCCGGCCTCTTCGCCTGCGGCGAGGCGCTCGACGTGGACGGCGCCTGCGGCGGCTTCAACCTCGCCTGGGCCTGGAAGAGCGGGCTCGTGGCGGGCGCGGCGGCAGCACAATGA
- a CDS encoding MBL fold metallo-hydrolase: protein MDGAGDVDWGQGCGENCFTLDGDGFICHRVLDAPEVWRVELLMHDTFLPSVNAFVVRDGGETLVVDSGTPDDFNDTRLMRALLGLGVDPEGATVFFTHAHIDHTGLARELSEAGARLVVPEGVLADMRRFAVPAWREAMAARLRAEGFGAAESDELADVIWDHSRNFEAELIPFETVPAGGTLACGGLSLEVVPTPGHTPGQCALWEPRSRAAFLGDAVLFLCSTTIGFWGEGDDPIAEQVSTLRALAARGVEHAFMGHGLQGGEFAKRCLANAAHHERRSARALAAIGAAPGRTGFELVPEMGWRAPFDRWSETPALTRWFLASESVAHLDHLVATGAARRERDGAGVSRYFAAER from the coding sequence ATGGACGGAGCCGGAGACGTGGACTGGGGCCAGGGCTGCGGCGAGAACTGCTTCACGCTCGACGGCGACGGCTTCATCTGCCATCGCGTGCTCGACGCCCCCGAGGTCTGGCGCGTCGAGCTGCTCATGCACGACACCTTCCTTCCGTCGGTGAACGCCTTCGTGGTCCGCGACGGGGGCGAGACGCTCGTCGTGGACTCCGGCACCCCGGACGACTTCAACGACACGCGCCTCATGCGCGCCCTGCTCGGCCTGGGCGTGGACCCGGAGGGGGCCACGGTCTTCTTCACGCACGCCCACATCGACCACACGGGCCTCGCGCGCGAGCTCTCCGAGGCGGGCGCGCGCCTGGTCGTGCCCGAGGGCGTGCTGGCGGACATGCGGCGCTTCGCCGTGCCCGCCTGGCGCGAGGCGATGGCGGCGCGCCTGCGTGCCGAGGGCTTCGGCGCCGCGGAGTCCGACGAGCTCGCCGACGTCATCTGGGACCACTCGCGCAACTTCGAGGCGGAGCTGATCCCCTTCGAGACGGTCCCCGCGGGAGGGACGCTCGCCTGCGGCGGCCTCTCCCTCGAGGTCGTGCCCACGCCGGGTCACACCCCCGGCCAGTGCGCGCTCTGGGAGCCGCGCAGCCGCGCGGCGTTTCTCGGCGACGCGGTCCTCTTCCTGTGCTCGACCACCATCGGCTTCTGGGGGGAGGGCGACGACCCCATCGCGGAGCAGGTCTCCACGCTGAGGGCGCTCGCCGCGCGCGGCGTGGAGCACGCCTTCATGGGCCACGGCCTGCAGGGCGGCGAGTTCGCCAAGCGCTGCCTCGCCAACGCCGCCCATCACGAGCGCCGCAGCGCCCGCGCCCTGGCGGCCATCGGGGCGGCGCCCGGGCGGACGGGCTTCGAGCTGGTCCCGGAGATGGGATGGCGCGCCCCGTTCGACCGCTGGTCCGAGACCCCGGCGCTCACGCGGTGGTTCCTCGCCTCCGAGAGCGTGGCGCACCTCGACCATCTCGTGGCGACGGGCGCCGCCCGCCGCGAGCGCGACGGAGCCGGCGTGAGCCGCTACTTTGCCGCCGAGCGGTAG
- the uvrA gene encoding excinuclease ABC subunit UvrA, whose translation MAHDSIVIRGAREHNLADVDVDIPRDQLVVITGLSGSGKSSLAFDTIYAEGQRRYVESLSSYARQFLGQMDKPDLDSIDGLSPAVSIDQKTTSRNPRSTVGTVTEIYDYLRLLFARVGTPHCPECGRVIERQTTDQVADKVLERAQGRRALVLAPVVLDRKGEYTKLFEDLRREGFSRVRVDGEVRELGDEQIRLEKKNRHNVEVVVDRIVVRESSLGRIAEAVEQATKLAAGRVGFYLLPDRDDPERMPGELLSYSLALACPEHGHSMDDLQPRDFSFNAPYGACPDCDGLGFRKVVDAEALIEDPALSVAGGVFGGLFGHSNYYPQVLAAVCRHLGVSDETPWRDLPKKVQDALLDGLGATKVRVDYHTRDGRDTHWFTTFSGVRTILFDRYQETTSDAMRAKYERYIREVPCSTCHGARLKPEILAVTVGEKNIWEVCELSCREALAFFDALELTDRQRFIAGAVVKEIVARLRFLVNVGLDYLTLSRAAATLSGGEAQRIRLATQIGAGLMGVLYILDEPSIGLHQRDNNRLIETLKRLRDQGNTVIVVEHDEDTIRAADYVIDMGPGAGELGGRVVAAGTPEEVAACPESITGAYLTGARQIRLPERRRNPRKGAIKIVGASANNLKNVSAKVELGTLTVVTGVSGSGKSSLVTDTLAPALTNAVHRSKRPVGPYRRLEGVDRIDKVIDIDQSPIGRTPRSNPATYIGLWDDLRALFASLPESRARGYSPGRFSFNVPGGRCEACKGDGQIKIEMNFLPDVYVPCEVCHGKRYNRETLEVLYHGRSISDVLDMTVHEALAFFANIPRIKNKLQTLYDVGLGYIHLGQPATTLSGGEAQRVKLAKELHRQQTGKTFYILDEPTTGLHFEDVRQLVDVLEQLVDAGNTVLVIEHNLDVIKMADRVLDMGPEGGDGGGTVVAYGTPEQVAEVPGSYTGQFLRDILARDRARQAGA comes from the coding sequence ATGGCCCACGACTCCATCGTCATCCGCGGCGCGCGCGAGCACAACCTCGCCGACGTCGACGTCGACATACCGCGCGACCAGCTCGTCGTGATCACCGGCCTCTCCGGGTCGGGCAAGTCGAGCCTCGCCTTCGACACGATCTACGCCGAGGGGCAGCGCCGCTACGTCGAGTCCCTCTCCAGCTACGCCCGCCAGTTCCTGGGGCAGATGGACAAGCCCGACCTCGACTCGATCGACGGCCTCTCCCCGGCGGTCTCCATCGACCAGAAGACCACGAGCCGCAACCCCCGCTCCACGGTGGGAACCGTGACAGAGATCTACGACTACCTGCGCCTGCTCTTCGCGCGCGTGGGCACGCCGCACTGCCCTGAGTGCGGGCGCGTGATCGAGCGCCAGACCACCGACCAGGTGGCCGACAAGGTCCTCGAGCGCGCGCAGGGCCGACGCGCGCTGGTGCTGGCCCCCGTGGTCCTCGACCGCAAGGGCGAGTACACCAAGCTCTTTGAGGACCTGCGCCGCGAGGGCTTCTCCCGCGTGCGCGTCGACGGCGAGGTGCGCGAGCTCGGCGACGAGCAGATTCGCCTGGAGAAGAAGAACCGCCACAACGTCGAGGTGGTGGTCGACCGCATCGTGGTGCGCGAGAGCTCCCTCGGGCGCATCGCCGAGGCGGTGGAGCAGGCGACCAAGCTTGCGGCCGGCCGGGTGGGCTTCTATCTGCTGCCCGACCGCGACGACCCCGAGCGCATGCCCGGCGAGCTGCTGAGCTACTCGCTCGCGCTCGCCTGCCCCGAGCACGGCCACTCGATGGACGACCTCCAGCCGCGCGACTTCTCGTTCAACGCCCCCTACGGCGCCTGCCCCGACTGCGACGGCCTGGGCTTCCGCAAGGTCGTGGACGCCGAGGCGCTGATCGAGGACCCCGCGCTCTCCGTGGCGGGCGGCGTCTTCGGTGGGCTCTTCGGCCACTCCAACTACTACCCGCAGGTCCTCGCCGCGGTCTGCCGCCACCTCGGCGTCTCGGACGAGACCCCCTGGCGCGACCTGCCCAAGAAGGTCCAGGACGCCCTGCTCGACGGCCTCGGCGCAACAAAGGTCCGCGTGGACTACCACACGCGCGACGGTCGCGACACCCACTGGTTCACGACGTTCTCCGGCGTGCGCACGATCCTCTTCGATCGCTACCAGGAGACCACCTCCGACGCCATGCGCGCCAAGTACGAGCGCTACATCCGCGAGGTCCCCTGCTCCACGTGCCACGGCGCGCGCCTCAAGCCGGAGATCCTCGCCGTCACGGTGGGCGAGAAGAACATCTGGGAGGTCTGCGAGCTCTCCTGCCGCGAGGCGCTCGCGTTCTTCGACGCCCTCGAGCTCACCGACCGGCAGCGCTTCATCGCCGGGGCGGTCGTGAAGGAGATCGTCGCGCGCCTGCGCTTCCTCGTGAACGTCGGCCTCGACTACCTCACGCTCAGCCGCGCCGCGGCCACCCTCTCCGGGGGCGAGGCGCAGCGCATCCGCCTGGCGACCCAGATCGGCGCCGGCCTCATGGGCGTGCTCTACATCCTCGACGAGCCCTCGATCGGGCTGCACCAGCGTGACAACAACCGCCTGATCGAGACCCTGAAGCGCCTGCGCGACCAGGGCAACACCGTGATCGTGGTCGAGCACGACGAGGACACGATCCGCGCCGCGGACTACGTGATCGACATGGGCCCCGGCGCCGGCGAGCTGGGCGGGCGCGTGGTGGCCGCCGGCACCCCCGAGGAGGTCGCCGCCTGCCCCGAGTCGATCACCGGCGCCTACCTCACCGGCGCGCGCCAGATCCGCCTGCCCGAGCGCCGTCGCAACCCGCGCAAGGGCGCGATCAAGATCGTCGGCGCCAGCGCCAACAACCTCAAGAACGTCTCCGCCAAGGTGGAGCTCGGGACGCTCACGGTGGTCACGGGCGTGTCGGGGTCGGGCAAGAGCTCGCTCGTCACCGACACCCTCGCGCCGGCGCTCACCAACGCCGTCCACCGCTCCAAGCGCCCTGTCGGCCCCTACAGGCGGCTCGAGGGGGTGGATCGGATCGACAAGGTCATCGACATCGACCAGTCGCCGATCGGCCGCACCCCGCGCTCCAACCCCGCGACCTACATCGGGCTCTGGGACGACCTGCGCGCGCTCTTCGCGTCGCTGCCCGAGAGCCGCGCCCGCGGCTACAGCCCGGGGCGCTTCTCGTTCAACGTGCCGGGCGGGCGCTGCGAGGCCTGCAAGGGCGACGGCCAGATCAAGATCGAGATGAACTTCCTGCCCGACGTCTACGTGCCCTGCGAGGTCTGCCACGGCAAGCGCTACAACCGCGAGACCCTCGAGGTGCTCTACCACGGCAGGTCCATCTCCGACGTGCTGGACATGACGGTCCACGAGGCGCTGGCGTTCTTCGCCAACATCCCGCGCATCAAGAACAAGCTCCAGACCCTCTATGACGTGGGTCTGGGCTACATCCATCTCGGCCAGCCCGCCACCACGCTCTCCGGCGGCGAGGCCCAGCGCGTCAAGCTCGCCAAGGAGCTCCACCGCCAGCAGACCGGCAAGACGTTCTACATCCTCGACGAGCCCACCACGGGGCTGCACTTCGAGGACGTGCGCCAGCTCGTTGACGTGCTGGAGCAGCTCGTGGACGCCGGCAACACGGTGCTCGTGATCGAGCACAACCTCGATGTCATCAAGATGGCGGACCGCGTGCTGGACATGGGGCCCGAGGGCGGCGACGGCGGCGGCACCGTGGTGGCCTACGGCACGCCCGAGCAGGTGGCAGAGGTCCCCGGGAGCTACACCGGCCAGTTCCTGCGCGACATCCTCGCGCGCGACCGCGCCCGCCAGGCGGGGGCGTAG
- the hisG gene encoding ATP phosphoribosyltransferase: MIAKTPRGFRDILPREALARERISDVVRECFSAHGYLPVETPLLEVRSVLERGGRIKDSAFQLFDDDQTLLMLRPDLTLPVARLVAGRVAAGELPARLRYSAPVVREEPSLRGQPRQFTQLGVELVAEEGGASEAEVVRLLAETLSRLGVPAWRIVFGSPVPVTALLDACSPSHAFSERVRALVHDSDLVTLDEAIAAEKGLDAAAGRALSEVCRMGGGTEVIARLDALLAEAGVPEGSRGTAELATLAEELSDLFESGRLSFDFSIINSFDYYTGIIFKGYAEGIAASLASGGRYDAVLSNLGRPGLVACGFALSLERVQEVLGEPGESGVVTPGVRLAERPLRIAVPKGSLFPDTVAALEAAGLPVAELRDPGRRLVVREGDVEYVIVRAQDAPAFVGHGGADCGFCGTDSLVEADLDLLQLVDMGYGACRFVVAEPASRAGEAERNYAWRGAMRVATKYPRITQRYYDEIGQQVDIVTLHGNIELGPIVGMTDRIVDITATGTTLAENDLVIVDEVMACSARFFAGPAAYRCDRRIRDLARRLAEVAERGEQ; encoded by the coding sequence GTGATCGCAAAGACCCCCCGTGGATTCCGCGACATCCTCCCCCGGGAGGCGCTCGCCCGCGAGCGCATCTCCGACGTGGTGCGGGAGTGCTTCTCGGCCCACGGCTACCTCCCCGTGGAGACGCCGCTTCTCGAGGTCCGCTCCGTCCTCGAGCGCGGCGGCCGCATCAAGGACTCCGCCTTCCAGCTCTTCGACGACGACCAGACCCTGCTCATGCTCCGTCCCGACCTCACGCTGCCCGTGGCGCGCCTCGTCGCCGGGCGGGTGGCGGCGGGGGAGCTCCCGGCCCGCCTGCGCTACAGCGCGCCGGTCGTGCGCGAGGAGCCGAGCCTGCGCGGCCAGCCCCGCCAGTTCACGCAGCTCGGCGTCGAGCTCGTGGCCGAGGAGGGCGGCGCCTCGGAGGCCGAGGTTGTCCGCCTGCTCGCCGAGACGCTCTCCAGGCTGGGCGTCCCCGCGTGGCGCATCGTCTTCGGGTCGCCCGTGCCCGTGACCGCCCTGCTCGACGCCTGCTCGCCGAGCCACGCGTTCTCGGAGCGCGTCCGCGCCCTCGTCCACGACTCCGACCTCGTGACGCTCGACGAGGCCATAGCCGCCGAGAAGGGCCTCGACGCGGCGGCGGGGCGCGCTCTCTCGGAGGTGTGCCGCATGGGCGGGGGGACCGAGGTGATCGCCCGGCTGGACGCCCTTCTCGCCGAGGCGGGCGTGCCCGAGGGAAGCCGCGGGACCGCCGAGCTCGCGACGCTTGCCGAGGAGCTCTCCGACCTCTTTGAGTCGGGGAGGCTCTCCTTTGACTTCTCGATCATCAACTCCTTCGACTACTACACCGGGATCATCTTCAAGGGATACGCCGAGGGCATCGCCGCGAGCCTCGCCTCGGGCGGGCGCTACGACGCCGTCCTCTCCAACCTGGGGCGGCCGGGGCTCGTCGCCTGCGGCTTCGCCCTCTCGCTCGAGCGCGTCCAGGAGGTCCTTGGCGAGCCGGGGGAGTCGGGCGTGGTGACGCCGGGCGTGCGCCTGGCGGAGCGGCCGCTGCGCATCGCCGTGCCGAAGGGGTCGCTATTCCCCGACACCGTTGCAGCCCTCGAGGCGGCCGGGCTGCCCGTCGCGGAGCTCCGCGACCCGGGCAGGCGCCTCGTGGTGCGCGAGGGGGACGTCGAGTACGTGATCGTGCGCGCGCAGGACGCCCCGGCCTTTGTGGGGCACGGCGGCGCCGACTGCGGCTTCTGCGGCACCGACTCGCTCGTGGAGGCCGACCTCGACCTGCTGCAGCTCGTCGACATGGGCTACGGGGCGTGCCGCTTCGTCGTGGCGGAGCCCGCCTCGCGCGCCGGGGAGGCCGAGCGCAACTACGCCTGGCGCGGCGCGATGCGCGTCGCCACCAAGTACCCGCGCATCACGCAGCGCTACTACGACGAGATCGGTCAGCAGGTCGACATCGTGACGCTTCACGGCAACATAGAGCTGGGCCCGATCGTGGGCATGACGGACCGCATCGTGGACATCACCGCCACCGGCACCACGCTCGCCGAGAACGACCTCGTGATCGTCGACGAGGTCATGGCGTGCTCGGCGCGCTTCTTCGCCGGGCCCGCGGCCTATCGCTGCGACCGGAGGATTCGCGACCTCGCGAGGCGTCTCGCCGAGGTGGCAGAGAGGGGAGAGCAATGA
- the ybaK gene encoding Cys-tRNA(Pro) deacylase: MARRERLQKTNAMRELEAAGVPFAYETYEVDEADTSSELGLHIAQRLGEDPAASFKTLVCVTPSGDHVVCCLPVADELDLKKAAAAAGEKSLSLMHVRDLEPVTGYVRGGCSPVGMRRRFPTLIDETAQLFDEIHVSGGRRGLSLSLAPDDLARFCGARLADIVRD; the protein is encoded by the coding sequence ATGGCGCGTCGGGAGAGGCTCCAGAAGACCAACGCCATGCGCGAGCTCGAGGCGGCCGGGGTCCCCTTCGCCTACGAGACCTACGAGGTGGACGAGGCGGACACGTCGAGCGAGCTCGGGCTCCACATAGCCCAGCGCCTCGGCGAGGACCCCGCGGCGAGCTTCAAGACCCTCGTCTGCGTGACGCCGTCGGGCGATCACGTGGTCTGCTGCCTCCCGGTGGCCGACGAGCTCGACCTCAAGAAGGCCGCGGCGGCGGCGGGCGAGAAGAGCCTCTCGCTGATGCACGTCCGGGACCTCGAGCCGGTCACGGGCTACGTGCGCGGCGGCTGCTCCCCGGTGGGGATGAGGAGGCGCTTTCCCACGCTCATCGACGAGACGGCGCAGCTCTTCGACGAGATCCACGTCTCGGGCGGGCGACGGGGCCTCAGCCTCTCGCTCGCCCCGGACGACCTCGCGCGCTTCTGCGGCGCCCGTCTCGCCGACATCGTGCGGGACTAG